The Bacteroidales bacterium WCE2004 nucleotide sequence GACGCAGGTGTGCGCCAAGGTCCTCTACGAGATCGTCATCCTGCCGGTCACGGCCTGGTTCGTCCGTCACACCAAGCGGGCCGAAGGCGTGGACGTCATCGACAGGGGGATCTCATACAACCCTTTCAAAATCAGCGATATCCAGTAAATTATGGACAGAACCAAGGACGGCCTGCAGGCCCTCGGCCGCAAGACCGCATACAGCCAGGACTATGATCCCGGCGTGCTCGAGACCTTCGAGAACAAGCACCGCGACAACGACTATTGGGTGCGCTTCAACTGCCCGGAGTTCACGACCCTGTGCCCGATCACGGGCCAGCCGGACTTCGCGGAACTGCGCATCAGCTACATCCCCGACGTGCGGATGGTCGAGAGCAAGAGCCTCAAGCTTTACCTCTTCAGCTTCCGCAGCCACGGCGATTTCCACGAGGACGTCGTCAACACCATCATGAAGGACCTCATCGCCCTGATGGATCCCAAGTACATCGAGGTCACGGGCCTCTTCACCCCGCGCGGCGGCATCTCCATCTACCCCTACGCCAATTACGGCCGCCCGGGCACGAAATACGAGCAGCTCGCCGAGCAGCGCTTCGCCAGCCACGAGTAACCTGAACACTTGTTTTTGGATCAAAGAGATATTATTTTTGTAGTACAACCCTTTAACAATTTAAACACAAAAACGATGAAAAAGATTCTCTTGATCCTTGCCCTCGCCTGCATGGCGTCGGCGGTGTCCGTGGCAAACGCCGGGCCTCGCAACCCCGTAATCAACACGGTGAACGTGATGA carries:
- a CDS encoding 7-cyano-7-deazaguanine reductase, translated to MDRTKDGLQALGRKTAYSQDYDPGVLETFENKHRDNDYWVRFNCPEFTTLCPITGQPDFAELRISYIPDVRMVESKSLKLYLFSFRSHGDFHEDVVNTIMKDLIALMDPKYIEVTGLFTPRGGISIYPYANYGRPGTKYEQLAEQRFASHE